A window of Chloracidobacterium sp. N contains these coding sequences:
- a CDS encoding zinc-ribbon domain containing protein gives MEAEDKALTPVFEDIHLNCVECGAPFVFTVGEQQFFSDKGLKNPPKRCKPCKTRKNERFNQLLSMMATDGSRPRIQVEVECAECGIQTTVPFLPTQGRPVLCRDCFVRAQVTAQVTTPACTKPTVKYVPPTAA, from the coding sequence ATGGAAGCTGAGGACAAAGCACTTACACCGGTGTTTGAAGACATCCACCTCAACTGTGTCGAGTGTGGCGCGCCTTTTGTCTTCACCGTCGGGGAGCAACAATTTTTCTCTGACAAGGGACTGAAAAATCCACCGAAACGCTGCAAGCCGTGCAAAACACGCAAGAACGAGCGTTTCAACCAACTGCTGAGCATGATGGCGACGGATGGGAGCCGTCCGCGCATCCAGGTCGAAGTGGAATGTGCGGAGTGCGGTATCCAGACGACCGTGCCATTTTTACCAACGCAGGGGCGCCCGGTGCTCTGCCGGGATTGCTTCGTCCGCGCCCAGGTCACGGCACAAGTCACGACACCAGCCTGTACCAAACCAACCGTCAAGTACGTGCCGCCCACCGCGGCCTGA
- a CDS encoding thymidylate kinase: protein MTKVQFFGAGLPGFQEKDLPGRLIVLEGTDGVGRSTQIALLKTWLESSGFAVLDTGLTRSLLAGRGLKKAKEGHTLGARTMDLFYATDLADRLENQMIPALRAGFIVLTDRYVYSLMARAIVRGAALDWIQSVYGFALKPDAVFYLKIDLAHLIPRVLTSTGFDYWESGMDFLPGDDMYDCFVQYQTRLLATFDQLARQYDFETVDATQTVNKVFSVLQRKIRRVLPKVAPVVEIPAALNPPSKAGVAAAEADLEGRREAIVSLSEVEASKLKGITGAAAADNHKPSAARRRTAKKS from the coding sequence ATGACAAAGGTTCAGTTTTTTGGCGCCGGACTTCCGGGCTTTCAGGAAAAAGACCTGCCGGGCCGCCTGATCGTTCTCGAAGGCACGGATGGCGTCGGGCGCTCGACCCAGATTGCCCTGCTCAAAACCTGGCTCGAATCCTCCGGGTTTGCCGTCCTGGACACCGGACTGACGCGCTCGCTGCTTGCCGGGCGCGGCCTCAAGAAAGCCAAGGAAGGTCACACCCTTGGCGCCAGGACCATGGACCTGTTTTATGCGACTGACCTGGCCGACCGTCTGGAAAACCAGATGATTCCGGCACTGCGGGCGGGGTTCATCGTCCTGACCGACCGCTATGTGTATTCACTGATGGCGCGTGCCATTGTGCGCGGCGCGGCACTGGACTGGATTCAGAGTGTCTATGGTTTTGCCCTCAAGCCGGATGCGGTGTTCTATCTGAAGATTGACCTGGCGCATCTCATTCCGCGGGTGCTGACGAGTACCGGCTTTGATTACTGGGAATCCGGGATGGATTTTCTGCCGGGCGATGACATGTATGACTGCTTCGTGCAGTACCAGACCCGGCTGCTGGCAACCTTCGATCAACTGGCGCGGCAGTATGATTTTGAGACGGTGGACGCGACCCAGACCGTCAACAAGGTGTTCAGCGTGTTGCAGCGCAAGATTCGGAGGGTACTGCCCAAGGTCGCCCCGGTTGTAGAGATACCGGCGGCTTTGAATCCGCCTTCCAAAGCCGGTGTTGCTGCGGCTGAAGCCGATCTGGAAGGTCGGCGCGAAGCTATCGTGTCGCTAAGTGAAGTCGAAGCCAGCAAGCTGAAAGGCATTACCGGAGCAGCGGCGGCTGACAACCACAAACCGTCGGCGGCGCGGCGCAGGACAGCGAAGAAATCCTGA
- a CDS encoding bifunctional serine/threonine-protein kinase/formylglycine-generating enzyme family protein: protein MTLLQNRYLLGEELGRGAFGKTYLATDTHSPSNRKCVVKELIWSGDPEMADQVRERFRREAILLESLGRDSQGGIPELYAYFSENERHYLVQEWIDGETLTQKLKREGPQTEAATVHLLLGALRVLDYIHTGLTPIIHRDIKPDNIMLRRATGQVVLIDFGVVKEVTHTDGYTMQTGTRGYMPPEQVVGRPTFASDLYALAMTAITYATGRHPHSLANQDRLELDWRGMAPEISPALADLLDRAIRYDPQERFSSARAFALAIIQTLRLPASEANDWLAPSRSTNANVSRATDPLPFTQLSATQPAGGFLDSPTIPLLSVPSSPSNNPSIPPTYRGQPSARQPEQSGPMPSPVSTRLVLPLVSVSLALVLFVGAGLLMWRMFTPALNQSTASSKSTRDESEGKTARPSVAPPDMVLIPGGVFQMGSPSAEDPAHQVTVSSFFIDKYEVTNAAYAAFVKATGHPAPPGWKNGTYPKGKDNHPVGNVSWEDARAYAAWAGKRLPTEAEWEFAARGTEGRRYPWGNEFARWRLNSAEAEVGHTETVGSFPTGATPEGVFDLAGNVAEWTASDDAPYPGSARKPVPGTKIVRGGGFSLPGKYASATKRTQVPPDTRDPALGFRCARDVELPPSKNQ, encoded by the coding sequence ATGACGCTTCTCCAAAACCGGTATCTTCTGGGTGAGGAACTCGGCCGGGGTGCGTTCGGGAAAACGTATCTGGCCACAGACACGCACTCGCCCTCGAACCGGAAGTGTGTTGTCAAGGAACTGATCTGGAGCGGCGACCCAGAGATGGCCGATCAGGTGCGCGAGCGCTTCCGACGGGAAGCCATCCTGCTGGAAAGTCTGGGGCGCGACTCGCAGGGGGGCATTCCCGAACTGTATGCGTACTTCAGCGAGAACGAGCGCCATTACCTGGTTCAGGAATGGATTGACGGTGAGACCCTCACGCAAAAGCTGAAACGTGAAGGGCCCCAGACGGAAGCCGCCACGGTGCATCTGCTCCTGGGGGCGCTCCGGGTGCTGGACTACATCCACACGGGACTGACCCCGATCATTCACCGCGACATCAAGCCGGACAACATCATGCTGCGCCGTGCCACGGGGCAGGTCGTTCTCATTGACTTCGGTGTGGTCAAGGAAGTGACCCACACGGATGGTTACACCATGCAGACCGGGACGAGAGGGTATATGCCGCCGGAGCAGGTGGTCGGACGGCCCACCTTTGCCAGTGACCTCTATGCTCTGGCCATGACCGCCATTACCTATGCTACCGGTCGGCATCCACATTCCCTCGCAAACCAGGACCGCCTGGAACTCGACTGGCGCGGGATGGCCCCGGAGATTTCCCCGGCGCTGGCCGACCTTCTGGACCGGGCCATCCGATACGACCCGCAGGAACGGTTTTCATCGGCTCGGGCGTTTGCGCTGGCGATTATCCAAACACTTCGTCTGCCGGCATCGGAGGCAAACGACTGGCTGGCACCCAGCCGAAGCACGAATGCCAACGTCAGCCGGGCCACAGACCCCCTGCCTTTTACACAACTTTCGGCAACCCAACCGGCAGGTGGATTCCTGGACTCACCGACGATACCGCTGTTGTCCGTGCCGTCATCCCCTTCCAACAACCCCTCCATTCCACCGACCTACCGGGGACAACCATCCGCCCGCCAGCCGGAACAGTCCGGACCAATGCCGTCCCCGGTATCCACCCGACTTGTTTTACCGCTGGTGAGTGTCAGCCTGGCCCTGGTTCTGTTCGTTGGCGCCGGACTGCTGATGTGGCGGATGTTTACCCCGGCATTGAATCAATCCACGGCGTCATCCAAATCAACCAGGGACGAGTCAGAGGGGAAGACAGCACGCCCGTCCGTGGCCCCCCCCGACATGGTTCTGATTCCAGGTGGCGTCTTTCAGATGGGCAGCCCGAGCGCGGAAGACCCGGCCCACCAGGTCACTGTCAGTTCTTTCTTTATTGACAAATATGAAGTGACCAATGCCGCCTACGCTGCCTTTGTCAAAGCCACGGGACACCCGGCGCCACCGGGCTGGAAAAACGGCACGTATCCGAAGGGCAAGGATAACCACCCGGTAGGCAATGTTTCCTGGGAAGATGCCCGGGCCTATGCCGCCTGGGCTGGGAAACGCCTGCCGACAGAAGCTGAGTGGGAATTTGCCGCCCGTGGAACCGAAGGCCGCCGCTATCCTTGGGGGAACGAATTTGCCCGCTGGCGGCTCAACTCGGCTGAAGCCGAAGTGGGACACACCGAAACCGTCGGCAGTTTTCCGACCGGCGCCACACCGGAGGGTGTGTTTGATTTGGCGGGGAATGTCGCTGAGTGGACGGCCTCTGATGACGCACCCTATCCGGGAAGCGCCCGCAAGCCGGTGCCTGGAACCAAGATCGTGCGCGGCGGTGGGTTTTCGCTGCCAGGCAAGTATGCGTCGGCGACAAAACGTACCCAGGTCCCACCTGACACCCGCGACCCGGCGCTGGGTTTTCGCTGCGCGCGGGATGTCGAACTGCCACCGTCCAAAAACCAATAA
- a CDS encoding DUF92 domain-containing protein — translation MEVFDPAWRAASLAGAADSSEMRRRLVHVGMGIFALAVVSFWQTLLMGLSGLALAWVLPKWMPSLLRPHEQAQGYSVGVIAYPAAVVVLTLIFPKDLWVVAGGWAMMAYGDGMAVVCGQGIRGPKLWWNPRKSLFGTLGFILFGWLGTLVTVLVVGGHPFTPLGLALVILAAAGVAALLESLPYDICDNPLVAGSAAGVLFLATQLDWTAWQAAQAGVLARLPLALALAVVLGLVARATKSVDWSGALTGAGFALILYATLGWLGVGGLMAFFIVGTVASKIGYEKKRAKRTAQEIRTWRNAVANAGVAALCAPLVVLTPHAGLFTVAVLGSFAAAASDTVAGEIGRVYGGVPYSITTWRRARIGDNGAVSVIGLLAGLLTAIAFGALAYAAADANLHRAVWCIAIGGMGGNLMDSLLGATAENAGYLDNEAVNFVCTLCGALLAVLLFAL, via the coding sequence ATGGAAGTCTTCGATCCCGCCTGGCGTGCAGCGTCGCTGGCTGGCGCAGCGGACAGCTCGGAGATGCGCCGGCGGCTGGTGCATGTCGGTATGGGGATTTTCGCCCTGGCCGTCGTTTCGTTCTGGCAAACCCTGTTGATGGGGCTGTCCGGGTTGGCTCTGGCCTGGGTACTCCCCAAGTGGATGCCCAGCCTGCTCCGCCCGCATGAGCAGGCGCAGGGTTACTCAGTGGGCGTCATCGCCTACCCGGCAGCGGTAGTGGTGCTCACCCTGATCTTTCCGAAGGACTTGTGGGTTGTGGCCGGCGGCTGGGCCATGATGGCGTACGGGGATGGCATGGCGGTGGTCTGTGGGCAGGGCATCCGCGGCCCGAAGCTGTGGTGGAATCCACGGAAAAGCCTCTTCGGAACACTGGGATTCATCCTGTTCGGATGGCTGGGCACACTCGTCACAGTGCTCGTGGTAGGCGGCCATCCCTTCACGCCACTGGGACTCGCCCTGGTCATTCTGGCGGCCGCTGGCGTGGCAGCGCTGCTGGAGTCGCTGCCCTATGACATCTGCGACAATCCCCTCGTGGCCGGTTCGGCGGCTGGCGTGCTGTTCCTGGCCACCCAACTCGACTGGACGGCCTGGCAGGCCGCCCAGGCCGGCGTCCTTGCCCGGCTGCCCTTGGCCTTGGCGCTGGCCGTCGTTCTGGGGCTTGTCGCCCGCGCGACGAAATCCGTGGACTGGTCGGGGGCGCTCACCGGCGCCGGCTTTGCGCTGATCCTCTATGCAACGCTGGGCTGGCTGGGAGTGGGCGGACTCATGGCGTTTTTCATTGTCGGCACAGTCGCCTCGAAAATCGGCTATGAGAAGAAGCGCGCCAAGCGTACGGCGCAGGAAATCCGTACCTGGCGCAATGCCGTCGCCAATGCCGGCGTTGCGGCCTTGTGTGCCCCCCTGGTTGTCCTGACACCTCATGCCGGACTCTTTACGGTTGCCGTCCTGGGCTCATTTGCGGCGGCGGCTTCAGACACCGTGGCCGGAGAAATCGGCCGGGTCTATGGCGGCGTGCCCTACTCGATCACGACCTGGCGGCGCGCCCGGATTGGTGACAACGGCGCGGTGTCCGTCATTGGTCTGCTGGCCGGGTTGCTCACGGCCATTGCCTTTGGCGCGCTGGCCTACGCTGCCGCCGATGCCAATCTGCACCGGGCGGTCTGGTGCATTGCCATCGGGGGCATGGGCGGCAACCTGATGGACAGCCTGCTCGGCGCTACGGCTGAAAACGCCGGCTACCTGGACAACGAAGCCGTCAACTTCGTCTGCACGCTGTGCGGCGCGCTGCTTGCCGTTTTGCTTTTCGCGTTGTAA
- a CDS encoding radical SAM protein: MKPIKHAEKALSKLAGGLFEAIQSVNKYRPAPSFTPKWSDKPMLKSWQKTKPTLGWPRTTDSLCPKCVKEAREKILSGEVDYTILINERVGEIKAQIVKRHNPETGRDEVWMEKECPVHGRFEDLMAIDANFLAHIEAQFPGRDIDAHNDAKLHNHGTSSIKHGRGSVLTIDLTNRCNMMCDPCFMDANQVGFVHELSLEEVKEILDNAISIKPRRQMSVQFSGGEPTLSPHFFEAIRYARELGYNSVQCATNGIEFAKSKEFCRKAAEAGLRYVYLQFDGIGNDANSHRQVGNLFDVKLRAIENLHEAGVEIVLVVTLVNGVTNDQVAPVIRFALDNPKKIAFISFQPVSFTGRDEDITDERRLRQRYTLSHLAHDVKEQVGITEPTRDWFPISVMSTIADFADLAHGPEAQFGHLSCGCHPNCGVGTAVMIDKETKEMVPVPEFINVPQLLKDMQAITDAGRGRAFSSFMMALSLLRNYDPYKSPTHFTLKSLIEKFDKSLGISGRDYGSVKGNRTREDIEKRRRDRWNFLFIAGMWFQDLFNYDFRRTEMCIIPYGTQEGEISFCAYNTGVGWRNIIEEMHKNATVAKWYKEHGKHEIYAKGRNVELPNAPYSLNVNPEDAARVRPRDEEVPMTAAEEKRMMEKLFREKVLGIKNGETKLVQLGRAKKAAANGAGAVHGNGVSPVAAGPSPSNTVAVATAAGSHGRPATK, translated from the coding sequence ATGAAGCCCATCAAACACGCTGAAAAGGCGTTGTCGAAGCTCGCAGGAGGGCTGTTTGAAGCCATACAGTCAGTCAACAAGTACCGCCCAGCCCCTTCCTTCACGCCCAAGTGGTCTGACAAGCCCATGCTCAAGTCATGGCAGAAGACCAAACCAACGCTCGGCTGGCCACGGACGACCGACTCGCTGTGCCCGAAGTGTGTCAAGGAGGCGCGCGAGAAAATTCTGAGCGGTGAGGTGGATTACACCATCCTCATCAACGAGCGGGTGGGGGAAATCAAGGCTCAGATCGTCAAGCGCCACAACCCGGAGACCGGGCGGGATGAAGTCTGGATGGAGAAAGAGTGCCCGGTCCACGGCCGCTTTGAGGACCTGATGGCCATTGATGCCAATTTTCTGGCCCACATCGAGGCCCAGTTTCCAGGGCGCGACATTGATGCCCACAACGATGCCAAACTGCACAACCACGGCACGAGTTCCATCAAGCACGGACGCGGTTCCGTGCTGACCATTGACCTGACCAACCGCTGCAACATGATGTGCGACCCGTGCTTTATGGACGCCAACCAGGTTGGCTTCGTCCATGAACTGTCGCTCGAAGAGGTGAAGGAAATCCTCGACAACGCCATCAGCATCAAGCCGCGGCGGCAGATGTCCGTGCAGTTTTCCGGCGGAGAGCCCACCTTGTCGCCCCACTTCTTCGAGGCCATCCGGTATGCCCGTGAGTTGGGGTACAACAGCGTCCAGTGCGCCACCAACGGGATCGAGTTTGCCAAGAGCAAGGAGTTCTGCCGCAAGGCAGCCGAAGCCGGCCTGCGGTACGTCTATCTCCAGTTCGACGGCATCGGCAACGACGCCAACAGCCACCGGCAGGTTGGGAACCTGTTTGATGTGAAACTCCGGGCGATTGAAAACCTGCACGAAGCTGGCGTGGAAATCGTGCTCGTCGTCACGCTGGTCAACGGCGTCACCAACGATCAGGTGGCCCCGGTGATTCGTTTTGCCCTGGACAATCCCAAGAAAATTGCCTTCATCTCCTTCCAGCCGGTTTCCTTTACCGGGCGGGACGAAGACATCACCGACGAGCGGCGGCTGCGCCAACGCTACACGCTCTCGCACCTCGCGCATGATGTCAAAGAGCAGGTGGGCATCACGGAGCCGACCCGTGACTGGTTTCCGATTTCCGTCATGAGCACGATTGCCGACTTTGCCGATCTGGCCCACGGGCCGGAAGCCCAGTTCGGGCATCTGAGCTGTGGCTGTCACCCCAACTGCGGCGTCGGGACGGCCGTGATGATTGACAAGGAAACCAAGGAGATGGTGCCGGTGCCGGAGTTCATCAATGTGCCGCAGCTTCTCAAGGACATGCAGGCGATTACGGACGCCGGCCGTGGGCGCGCCTTCTCGTCGTTTATGATGGCCCTGTCACTGCTGCGGAACTATGACCCCTACAAGTCGCCAACGCACTTCACGCTCAAGTCCCTGATTGAAAAGTTCGACAAGTCGCTGGGCATTTCGGGGCGGGACTACGGCAGCGTCAAGGGCAACCGGACGCGGGAAGACATCGAGAAACGCCGGCGTGACCGGTGGAACTTCCTGTTCATTGCCGGCATGTGGTTTCAGGACCTGTTCAACTATGACTTCCGGCGGACGGAGATGTGCATCATCCCCTATGGCACCCAGGAAGGTGAAATTTCCTTCTGCGCCTACAACACCGGCGTTGGCTGGCGGAACATCATCGAGGAAATGCACAAGAACGCCACGGTGGCGAAGTGGTACAAGGAGCACGGCAAGCACGAAATCTACGCCAAGGGGCGGAACGTCGAGCTGCCGAATGCCCCCTACAGCCTCAACGTCAACCCCGAAGATGCGGCCCGCGTTCGTCCACGTGATGAAGAAGTGCCGATGACCGCGGCTGAAGAAAAGCGGATGATGGAAAAGCTTTTCCGGGAGAAAGTGCTTGGCATCAAGAACGGCGAAACCAAGCTCGTTCAGCTTGGGCGTGCCAAAAAAGCCGCCGCCAACGGCGCCGGCGCTGTCCATGGGAACGGGGTGAGCCCCGTGGCCGCCGGGCCGTCCCCATCGAACACGGTTGCCGTCGCCACCGCGGCCGGCAGCCATGGGCGGCCGGCGACGAAGTAA
- a CDS encoding NAD(P)-dependent oxidoreductase — protein MTTANLTGKTLFITGASRGIGLAIALRAARDGARIAIAAKTAEPHPKLPGTVYTAAAEIEAAGGKALPLVVDIQDENQVAAAVAQTVETFGGIDILVNNASAISLTPTLQTPMKRYDLMHRINTRGTFVCSQACLPHLFKADNPHILNISPPLNMEARWFAPHVAYTMAKYGMSMCVLGMAEEFREQGVAVNALWPRTAIATAAVRNLLGGDETIRRCRKPEIMADAAYAILTQPSRACTGNFFIDEDVLRSAGVTDFTPYAIDASAELLPDFFI, from the coding sequence ATGACAACCGCCAATTTGACCGGAAAGACGCTGTTCATTACCGGCGCCAGCCGTGGGATTGGGCTGGCCATTGCCCTCCGGGCTGCACGCGATGGCGCCCGCATCGCCATTGCCGCCAAAACGGCCGAACCTCACCCGAAGCTGCCCGGAACTGTCTATACGGCAGCAGCGGAAATTGAAGCCGCTGGCGGAAAAGCCCTGCCGCTTGTCGTGGACATTCAGGACGAAAACCAGGTGGCCGCAGCCGTGGCGCAGACGGTCGAAACCTTCGGCGGCATTGATATTCTGGTCAACAACGCCAGCGCCATCAGCCTGACCCCGACGCTGCAAACGCCCATGAAGCGGTATGACCTGATGCACCGGATCAACACCCGTGGCACGTTCGTCTGCTCGCAGGCGTGTCTGCCGCACCTGTTCAAGGCGGACAATCCGCATATCCTCAACATCTCACCGCCGCTCAACATGGAAGCCCGGTGGTTTGCGCCCCACGTGGCCTACACCATGGCCAAGTACGGCATGAGCATGTGCGTGCTGGGCATGGCCGAGGAGTTTCGTGAACAGGGCGTGGCGGTCAATGCGCTGTGGCCGCGCACAGCGATTGCTACGGCTGCCGTCCGCAACCTGCTCGGTGGCGACGAGACGATTCGGCGCTGCCGGAAGCCGGAAATCATGGCCGATGCCGCCTATGCCATTCTGACCCAGCCGAGCCGCGCCTGCACGGGCAACTTCTTCATTGACGAAGACGTTTTGCGGAGCGCTGGCGTTACCGACTTCACGCCCTACGCCATAGACGCTTCGGCCGAACTGCTGCCGGACTTTTTCATCTGA
- a CDS encoding thymidylate kinase has protein sequence MQAGLTTGFPGKLFIVEGIDGSGKSTQLDLLHKWLIAEGYCVFFSAWNSSPLVKKTTKLGKETHSLSPTTFSLIHATDFADRTEREIVPPLKAGAIVLADRYVYTAFARDSVRGNDRNWVRKVYGFAVPPTIGFYFRVPLETALDRILVGRPELKYYEAGLDMGWSEDPYESFRIFQGKILEEYERLVEEYNLTVIDATLPITEQQRIVRSLVKPHLKDVLRDPQFRRRRR, from the coding sequence ATGCAAGCTGGTTTGACAACTGGATTTCCCGGGAAACTGTTTATCGTTGAAGGGATTGATGGTTCGGGCAAAAGCACGCAACTTGATCTGTTGCACAAGTGGCTGATTGCCGAAGGGTACTGCGTTTTTTTCAGTGCGTGGAACTCCTCGCCGCTCGTCAAAAAGACAACCAAGCTCGGCAAGGAAACCCATTCCCTTTCTCCGACCACGTTCAGTTTGATTCATGCGACGGACTTTGCCGACCGTACCGAGCGCGAGATTGTTCCTCCGCTCAAAGCCGGGGCGATTGTGCTAGCCGACCGCTACGTTTACACGGCCTTTGCACGGGATTCCGTCCGGGGTAACGACCGCAACTGGGTCCGCAAGGTCTATGGTTTTGCCGTTCCACCAACCATCGGGTTCTATTTTCGTGTACCGCTGGAAACGGCGCTGGACCGCATTCTGGTGGGGCGGCCGGAGCTGAAATACTACGAAGCCGGTCTCGACATGGGCTGGTCAGAGGACCCTTATGAGTCGTTCCGTATCTTTCAGGGCAAGATACTGGAGGAATACGAGCGACTCGTGGAGGAGTATAACCTGACGGTCATTGACGCCACGCTTCCCATTACCGAACAGCAGCGGATCGTGCGCAGTCTCGTCAAGCCACACCTGAAGGATGTTCTGCGCGATCCACAGTTTCGCCGTCGCCGGCGGTGA
- a CDS encoding S1C family serine protease: MLRLTIRQVIWLVIAASIIGGGGITVAAYFTAKWLDARQTPPPLPSTVNSGSEPLPEAAPPQLDADERNNISVYERVSPGVVNINTTSFVEDFFFGAYPQQGSGSGSIIDTKGHILTNYHVIEGASRLDVTLADNTSYPATVVGADPDNDLAIIRIQAPPERLRVVPLGSSRNLKVGQKVLAIGNPFGLNQTLTSGIISALGRPLRSENGRTIENVIQTDASINPGNSGGPLLNSAGEMIGINTAIYSPRGGSVGIGFAVPVDIARQIIPDLLEYGRVRRPWLGITGTYQLNARLAQRLNLPVSEGLILTGLAPRGPAAQAGLYASDRVIQRGGQIIVGDVLVKVGDVPIRSNEDLYRSLREKKIGETIPVTIVRTGQTLTVSVTLQERPSA, translated from the coding sequence ATGCTTCGCCTGACGATTCGCCAAGTCATCTGGTTGGTCATTGCAGCTTCCATTATTGGCGGCGGTGGCATTACAGTTGCTGCCTACTTCACCGCCAAATGGCTCGATGCCCGGCAGACACCGCCGCCCCTGCCTTCCACGGTCAATTCCGGCTCCGAGCCGCTGCCGGAGGCGGCCCCCCCGCAACTCGATGCCGATGAGCGCAACAACATCAGCGTGTACGAGCGGGTCAGCCCCGGCGTGGTCAACATCAACACGACCTCGTTTGTCGAAGACTTCTTTTTTGGGGCCTATCCTCAGCAGGGAAGCGGGTCGGGTTCGATCATTGATACCAAAGGTCATATCCTGACCAACTACCACGTCATCGAGGGGGCCAGCCGGCTGGATGTCACCCTGGCCGACAACACTTCCTATCCGGCGACGGTCGTCGGAGCGGACCCGGACAATGACCTGGCCATCATCCGCATCCAGGCGCCGCCGGAGCGCCTGCGCGTCGTGCCGCTGGGGTCGTCACGTAACCTGAAAGTCGGGCAGAAGGTTCTGGCCATCGGCAATCCATTTGGACTGAACCAGACCCTTACCTCGGGCATCATCAGCGCCTTGGGACGGCCGCTCCGCAGTGAGAATGGACGCACCATCGAGAATGTCATCCAAACCGATGCGTCCATCAATCCCGGCAACTCCGGCGGCCCGCTGCTCAACTCGGCTGGCGAGATGATCGGCATCAATACGGCAATTTATTCCCCGCGCGGAGGCAGCGTCGGCATCGGTTTTGCCGTTCCGGTGGATATTGCCAGGCAGATTATCCCCGACCTGCTCGAATATGGCCGGGTACGCCGTCCGTGGTTGGGGATTACCGGAACGTATCAGCTCAACGCCCGGCTGGCGCAGCGGCTGAACCTGCCGGTCAGTGAGGGGCTGATTCTGACAGGACTGGCACCGCGCGGCCCGGCCGCACAGGCGGGCCTGTATGCCAGTGACCGGGTCATCCAGCGGGGCGGACAGATCATCGTTGGGGATGTGCTGGTCAAAGTGGGTGACGTACCCATCAGGTCCAATGAGGATTTGTATCGTTCGCTCCGGGAGAAAAAAATCGGCGAAACCATCCCCGTGACCATCGTGCGCACCGGACAGACACTGACGGTCAGCGTGACGTTACAGGAACGACCGAGCGCGTAG
- a CDS encoding formylglycine-generating enzyme family protein, with amino-acid sequence MSLFNLGFINRAWGQGDNPFRKEPSRKEPVRRKTVRKPPSASRPTAPPTPATSTTQPANPTTPASPATQPANVPLPPASRPLVNTLGMEMIPLRFNGQVLYFSKYEVTQQQWYAVMGNNPSYQRGDTVPVNRVSLEDVLQFIETLNQLERNSSFRYRLPTVEEWEFAARGSGSPGLDAVAWYQPNSGGRPRPVGGKQPNGFGLHDMFGNVWEWCAGGFIRGGAYDSPAEQCSPRGGRIESPQRRDSNIGFRLVATPVAESPP; translated from the coding sequence ATGAGTCTCTTCAACCTGGGTTTTATCAACCGGGCCTGGGGACAGGGCGACAACCCCTTCAGGAAAGAGCCGTCCAGGAAAGAGCCGGTCAGGCGCAAGACCGTCCGCAAACCACCCTCCGCTTCACGCCCAACCGCCCCGCCGACACCGGCAACTTCCACTACGCAGCCAGCCAACCCCACAACACCAGCAAGTCCAGCCACGCAGCCGGCCAATGTGCCATTGCCGCCGGCCTCCCGTCCCCTGGTCAACACCCTGGGCATGGAAATGATTCCACTTCGCTTCAACGGGCAGGTCCTGTACTTCAGCAAGTATGAAGTCACCCAGCAGCAGTGGTACGCCGTGATGGGCAACAACCCCAGTTACCAACGGGGCGACACCGTGCCGGTCAACCGCGTTTCGCTGGAGGATGTCTTGCAGTTTATCGAGACGCTCAACCAGTTGGAACGCAACAGCTCCTTCCGGTACCGCCTGCCAACCGTCGAGGAGTGGGAATTTGCCGCCCGGGGCAGTGGTTCACCTGGTCTCGACGCCGTGGCCTGGTACCAGCCCAATTCGGGCGGGCGGCCCCGTCCCGTCGGCGGCAAACAGCCCAACGGGTTTGGCCTGCACGACATGTTTGGCAATGTCTGGGAGTGGTGTGCCGGCGGATTCATCCGCGGCGGCGCCTATGACAGCCCTGCCGAGCAGTGCAGTCCGAGGGGCGGGCGCATAGAATCGCCGCAGAGACGCGACAGCAACATCGGCTTTCGGTTGGTGGCGACACCGGTCGCGGAGTCACCCCCTTAG